The sequence ACCGCGTCACCATGAAGCGCGATCTCCAGATCGCTCGCGAGATCCAGCGCTGGCTGGTCCCGGAAGAACCGCCACGCGTGCCAGGACTCGACATCGCCTTTACCACCCGTCCCGCCAACACGGTCTCGGGCGACTACTACGACGCATTCCTCTTGGATGATGCCGGCAACCGCCTGCTGCTGGTGGTGGCGGACGTGGCGGGGAAGAGCGTACCGGCGGCGCTCCTGATGGCGTCCTTCCAGGCGTGCCTTCACTCGTGCGCGCGGGACTGCGGCGACATGCCGATGCTCGCCGAGCGGCTGAACGAGTTTGCGTGCACGCGCAGCCTGGGCGGACAGCGCTTCACGACGGTGTTCCTCGCCGAACTCGACCTTACGACGATGGTGCTGCGCTACGTCAATGCCGGGCACGAGCACCCGGTGCTGCGGCGCAGCGACGGCGGGACCGAACGCCTTGAAGACGGGGGACTGCCGTTTGGCATCGACCCGGAACAACGCTACCAGTCCGGCAGCACGACGCTGGTGCCTGGGGATCTCCTGTTCGTCTTCTCGGACGGGCTCGCAGAGGCGGTGGACGCGGGCGATCACGAATTCGGCGACGCGCGCGTGGTGGACGCCGTCCGCGGGTTGAGCGACACGCACACGGACGCGGCCATCCGCTCGCTCATCGCGCGCGTCGATGCGTTCGTCGGCGGCACCCGCCAGAGCGACGACATCACCTGCCTCGCCCTGCACGTCGAGTAGGGCGGACACCGTCCAGCGTCACCTTGACGCGCGCGGCCCGCGCATGCTCCAATAGTCTGCAGCCAACACCAACGATGCGACATGCGAGGATTCACCCTGGCCGAAAGGAACCTTCGATGCGCCGCTCGATCTTCGGTGCCTCCACGTCCCGGCTTCTCGTTCTTCCCCTTACGATCCTTGCGTTTTACGGCTGCGGCGACTCGTCGAGTCCCACGGCGCCCCCGGCGGTTCCTCCGCCGGCCGGAACACCCACGTCCCCCGGCTGGACGCTGATCAGTCCGACGGCCGGAGGCGTGACAACGATCAACCAGGTGCGCTTCGCGTCGCCGACGCGCGCGTTCGCGGTGGGCCGGTTTGGCACACTCCTGCGCTCG comes from Candidatus Krumholzibacteriia bacterium and encodes:
- a CDS encoding PP2C family protein-serine/threonine phosphatase, which produces MSTAQPHDRATEDTGRRRWGRPRRLGRFWRRLSDGLEVQQLWDQFRSEARTSYELYRVDVDGEDLGRIRGPRGWMRVAHAWFWAIAMKLSPARRVLLVLAVVLGIMGEWHFIVRDYDLDLNFRGVGFLLLFVVLVLELADRVTMKRDLQIAREIQRWLVPEEPPRVPGLDIAFTTRPANTVSGDYYDAFLLDDAGNRLLLVVADVAGKSVPAALLMASFQACLHSCARDCGDMPMLAERLNEFACTRSLGGQRFTTVFLAELDLTTMVLRYVNAGHEHPVLRRSDGGTERLEDGGLPFGIDPEQRYQSGSTTLVPGDLLFVFSDGLAEAVDAGDHEFGDARVVDAVRGLSDTHTDAAIRSLIARVDAFVGGTRQSDDITCLALHVE